The stretch of DNA TCACAATTAGAGTTGGTTGTTTGGTCCAAACTTCTCAATCTAGCGTAAGCTGTCACATCCACTATATATGCCTTCCCCGTTTGACATGACCAACTTGTTTTATTAGTTACACCTTCTATTGTCTTCATCTCCAATTTCATGGGAATGTAGCTAATAGTTATTGTCAAGAAACAGTACAATAAAAAATCGAAACGAAatatatttctttttaaaaaaatgcgcatttgaattgcatgttcaATCTAACAATGCAAAACTATGAAAGCTTAGATCCATTCTTCACTTCTTGTTTTGCAAACAAGAATAAAATTTGACCAAACTCgacaaggaaaaaaaattaatcgattGCCACCGAGGATTGATAGTGCAGAGTAAATAATCACAAGCGaacattttgttcttcaatctctctttttcttttggtATTGATTGTATTCATAAAGCCTCTATGTTATGAACAATAATTCAGCAGCGCATTCAATGACTGAGGAAAAGAAAACCACAAATCATGGTGTCCCTCACATAACTTTCTTGCTATTTGAATGTGACAATCTCCGGTCTAGAGATTGCAGCTGGCTTCTAAGGTTCTGGTTTTCTTCAAGCAATCTGTCATATTCAAGAAGAAATCCTTCTGATTGCTTTCTCAAAGCTAATGCATTGGCTTCAGCACTGCTTGCTTCTTTAGACTTCTCTTCAAGGCGTGTCTCGAGCTGCTGGATCCTATTGTGCAATGACGCTGTCTCTGCTTCCAGTGCTTTGATTTCCTCAGAAACTGGAGGCTTACTATCCTCAAAAACCCGACTTTGTTTCTTTACAGCTTCCATTGTCTTTCTCCTCATGCGCAGTTCTCGAATATAATGATGCAATCTATCAATCATCAGTCCAACGAATAAGGCGAATCCTGCACAAAATCACTTGTATTAAACTGataacagaaaaaaaaaaaatccaagggAATTTGGCATCGACAGTTCAATAATAAAAGTGAGGAAGCAAGCTCAGAAATTTTATGTATTGGCATTGAACCTAGACTTTCTGACCAAAAATCTGGCTGGGAGATCATATATTAAAGAGTTATGTTCATGTTAACGTGCAATGCTAAATTTAATGGAGATGGATTGGGAATAGGTTCTAACAAACATGACTTAATGTTTTAAACCATGTGAACAAAATGCCTGCCATATTCAAGATTTTGTGTTTAAATTATTCATACTCTTTAAGGTTGCGTTTGGATTCTCATGTTCTGTGTAACATGCAAAAACCTGATTCACCATATCCCATGAGGAAACCGGAAAGGATTATACTCATCTACTTAAAATCATGAATTATATATAATGACAAACGTCAACATGCTTCAGTCTGCAGCCTGACAATATGAAGGAGATTATATATCTTCATCCAAATCCATAATTTTCCAGATTAAACCACTATCAAAAAGCTTCGCATGAAATAAAGGGACGACCTTTGTTTTAACTTGTAAAATGTTTACAGTCAAACGCAATATTCTAGTAAAATCCTTGAAACAAAAAAGAAGGTAGGAATGGAACCATAGTATATACACACGTGATCCCAATATTCTTACTTAACAAATAGTAAGCTCAGAGATACTTTTCGAGATAAAACGCTAAAAATAAGGCTTGACCAGATTTCTCCAAGTTAGTCATGCATAGCAGTTTACAACCCAAGAAACAGAACAATTAAATCAATCTCTGAATCCAAAAATTTATAGAAAagattcaagaaaatttaaGGATCGCCGTTCGGTCATCAATTTTTTTGCTTGATCCCTTATATTAAACTTTCGTTACGCACGACCAAAATCAAATCCATCAGTACGCAGCACTAACTACAACGGACCAGCAGAGCAAGGCAGCTTCTCcaagaa from Primulina eburnea isolate SZY01 chromosome 6, ASM2296580v1, whole genome shotgun sequence encodes:
- the LOC140834774 gene encoding uncharacterized protein, with the protein product MIQLLFVLVFSEMALIVVFVFKTPFRKLVIMGLDRVKRGRGPIVVKTVAGTVFVVMMSTVYGALKIQRRWVDDGEVSPTDQILLAKNLLEASLMGFALFVGLMIDRLHHYIRELRMRRKTMEAVKKQSRVFEDSKPPVSEEIKALEAETASLHNRIQQLETRLEEKSKEASSAEANALALRKQSEGFLLEYDRLLEENQNLRSQLQSLDRRLSHSNSKKVM